GTGCCGGGTGGCCGGCATCGGGGTCGGGACCGCGTGCCGGGCGGCGGCCAGCGCGGCCCGCGCCGCGGCCGCCGAGCGGACGGCCCCGCAGCCCGGGCGGCGCAGCAGGTCGCCCAGCCGGGTGACCAGCTCGTCCCGGGAGAACGGCTTGGCCAGGTAGTCGTCGGCCCCGGCGTGCAACGCGGCGGTCACCTGACTGCGGTGCACGTCCGCGCTGACCACCATGATCGGCAAGGCCTCCAGAGCGGGGTCGCTGCGGATCCGGGCGCACAACTCGATACCCGACAGGCCGGGCATCCGGACGTCGATCAGGGCGGCGTCGATGCCGCCGCCGGCCAGCGCGGTCAGCGCCGTGGGGGCGTCGGCGGCGGTCACGACCTCGTAACCGATGCGGCGCAGGGCGAGCGTGAGGAGGTCGCGATGGTCGGCCTCGTCGTCGGCGATAAGAACGGTGAACACGCGGACCTCCTGGACGGGCAACGACGTGCCTTCTCCTCTTCGGCCCGGTGCTGGAACCGCTGAGCCGTTGTGGGTTTGAATCCTGGAGTGATCAGAGTGGCTCGCGAGACCGACGTTCCGGAGATGCAGCGGATCGAGGTGGAGGCCGGACGGCTGTTCCTGGAGCTGCACATGGACCGGGTCGCCGGTGATGATCCGTTTTCCGATGCGGAGCTGCGGGGATACCTGTCGGACGACCGGGCCTGGGTGGCTGTTGACGAAACGGATCGGGCCATCGGCTACGCGCTGGCCCTGTGGGTCGACGGCCTCGCGCATCTGGAACAGGTCTCGGTGCATCCCGTGGCGGCCGGTCGCCGGCTCGGCGCGGCGCTGATCGAGCGGGTCGCCGCCTGGGGGCGGGAGCACGGCTCGACGGCGCTCACCCTGACCACGTTCGCCGACGTCCCGTGGAACGCGCCGTATTACGAGCGGCTCGGGTTCCACCGCCTGCCGGACGCCGAACTGACCCCGGGGCTGCGCGCGATCCGGGCCGAGGAGGCCGCGCACGGGCTGGACGAGTGGCCGCGTCTGGCCATGCGCCGGGCGCTCTGAGGCGGCATAGGGTGGGGGAATGCGCGCTGCCGTCTTCGCCGAGCCCGGTCCCGCCTCCGCCGTCCTGGAGATCGCCGAACGCGGGCTTCCGCTGGCCGCGGCCGGGGAGGTGCGGGTCCGGATCGTGCTGTCGGCGGTGAACCCGACCGACACCGGCACCCGGGCCGGCCGCGGTGTGCCGGACGGCGTCGCCCCGCCCCGTGTGCCGAACCAGGACGGTGCCGGCGTGGTCGACGCCCTCGGCGAGGGGGTCGGCGACCTGGAGCCGGGCGACCGGGTCTGGGTGTGGGACGCCGGTTACGGCCGGGCGAACGGCACCGCTCAGGAGTACGTGGTCCTGCCCCGCCACCAGGTGGTCCGGATGAACGACGACGTCGCGTTCGAGGTCGGCGCGGCCCTGGGCATCCCGGCGCTGACCGCGCACCGCTGCCTCACGGTGGCCGCCGACGGCCCGGCCCGGCTGGCGCCGGGCGCCCTGGCCGGGCGGACCGTGCTGGTCGCGGGTGGCGCCGGTGCGGTCGGCAACGCCGCGATCCAGCTCGCCAAGTGGGCCGGCGCGACCGTCCTGACCACGGTGAGCAGCAAGGAGAAAGCGGTGCTGGCAACCGCGGCCGGCGCCGACGCGGTGATCGACTACCGCGAGGAGGACGTGGCCGCCCGGATCCGCGAGCTGAGCACGACCGGCCCGCACCTGATCGTCGAGGTGAACACCGAGAACCTCGACCTGGACCTGGACGTGATCGCCCCCAGCGGCAACATCGCGATCTACGTCGGCGGCAAGATCACCGTGCCCAGCTTCAAGGCCATGCTGAAAAACGCCAGCCTGGACTTCGTGCTGACCTACACGACCAGGCCGGAGGAGAAGGCGCACGCGGTGGCGGCGGTCGCCGAGGCGGTGAACGCGGGCGCGTTCCGGGTCGGCGAGGAGTACGGCCTGCCGATCATCCGGTTCCCTCTCGACCGGGTGGCCGAGGCCCACGAGGCGGTGGAGAACCACGTCGTGGGCAAGGTCGTCATCGACGTGACCGCGCCGTACTGAGCAGGGCGTCGGCCACCCGCCGCACGCCGTCGCCGTCGACGGCGGCCCAGCCGGCGGCGGCCAGGGCGGTGCGTGCGGCCGGGTCGGTGAGCAGCGTGCGCAGCACGTCGACGGCGGTGACGTCGAACGCGCCCAGCCGGCCCAGTCCGGCGGCGTATCCACGGGCGATCGTCTTGTCGTACCCGAGTATCTGGTTGTCGACCACCCAGACCAGCGCGGCCGCCCGCCCGAGGCAGAGCAGCTCCCAGGTCGACGTGCCGCTGGCACTGACCACCAGGTCGGCGCCGGCCAGCAGTTTCGGCAGGTGGTCGGTGGGCGCGATGATCTCGAACCGCTGCCCGGGCCCGGGCGGGACGGCGAGCAGGTCGGCGCGCAGGCCGTCGTCGGCGGCCACCACGGTCGCCTCGAAGGGCACGCCGGTGTCCGCGAGCAGCCGCGCGACCTGCGGCGCGGCACGGTAGGCGTCGGTGCCGCCGAAAAAAGCGACGACCTTCGGGGTACGCACAGCGCCGTGCACCGGCGCCGCGATCGGTCGCAGCTCGCGCACCGCCGAGCGCAGCAGCGCGTAGTCGAGCCCGATCAGCATCTCCCCGTCGGCCTTCAGCGCGGTGTCCAGGTTCTGGTCGACGTAGATGTCGGCGCTCTGCCCGCGGGTGTCCCCGTCGACGATGGCCAGCACCGGGATCCCGGCCGCCCGGACCGCCGCGCTGTGCCGCGGCGGCAGTGTGTACGAGTCCACCACCAGCCCGTCCAGCCCCAGCCGTCGCGCCGCGGCGACCAGCCCCACCTCGTCGTAGGGCGCCGGGTGCCAGGGCAGTCCGCGCTGGTCGAGCTGCGCCCCGGCCCACGCCACCCCGCCCAGGTCGGCGAGGAAGTGCACGTCGACGCCGCGCGCGGTCAGCTCCTCGGCCAGCGCCACGCACCGCACGAGGTGCCCGACCCCGATCTTCGGCCCCGCGTCACACCGGATGCCGATGACGATCATGCTGTGCCTGCTTTGGCGTGCTCTCGTGGCCCTCGCGTGCGGGGTTCGCTGGTCGGTTGCGGTGGCTGCCGCTCGGTGCAGTCGATCATGCTGTGCCTGCTTTGGCATGCTCTCCTGGCCCTCGCCGGCGGGGTTCGCTGGTCGGTTGCGGTCGCTGCCGCTCGGTGCAGTCGATCATGCTGTGCCTGCTTTGGCATGCTCTCCTGGCCCTCGCCGGCGGGGTTCGCTGGTCGGTTGCGGTCGCTGCCGCTCGGTGCAGTCGATCATGCCTGGGCGAGCTCCTTCTGGTGTACGTGCGCGTTGAGCTCCACCAGTTCAGGACGCTCGGCGAGCCAGTCGGCGACGGTCCCGAGGCCGACCGGCTGGTCACCGAACCGGTCGACGATCGCCTCGATCAGCTTCCAGTCGTCCTCGGTGTCCAGGGTCAGCCGCAGGTGCGACCGGTCCGGCAGCACGGTCAGCCCGATCACGTCGAACTCGTCCGGGTGCGAGTAGATGTACGACGTCACGTGCGTCCGGTGATGCGCGGTGGCCCGGTCGTCGATCTCCCGCAACACTCCGGCCTTGACCACCTCGACGTCCAGCCCGCGCGGCAGCGTCCGAGTGATCGAGGTGGTCAGATAGTCCACTCCGGACGCCTCGAAGACGGAGAACGCTCGCCTCACCAGCGAGGGGTCGAGCAGCGGGCAGTCGGCGGTGAACCGCAGCACGGTGTCCACCCCGTCCCGCCCGTCGAGCACCCCGAGGAACCGGGTCAGCACGTCGTCGACCGGCCCGCGGTGACAGGCCACCCCGATCCGGGCGCACTCCGCCTCGACCGCGTCGTCGGCGGCCTCGGTGGTGGTCGCGACGACCAGGTCGTCGAGGACCCCGCCGGCCCGGGCGGCGCGGACCACCCGGTGCAGGACGGTCCGGCCGCCGAGCGGGCGCAGAACCTTGCCGGGAAGGCGGGTGGAGCCCATCCGGGCCTGGATGATGCCGAGCGTCGTCACGGTGCGTCCTAGCTTCTATCGACGGGTGGTCTGTTGACGGAGTCGGTTGCGGGCCTTGCGGGCCATGGCCAGCCCGGCCTTGGCGGCGCGGTAGCCGAGGCCGCCGCTGAACGCGGCGATCTGCATCCGGGCGCGGCCCAGCTCGGCGTCCCGTTTCTCCAGCTCGTGCTCGAAGAAGCCGGCCCGGGCCTCGGCGTCGGCCAGCCGCCGGCGCAGGGCCGACAGCTGTTCCTCGTGCTCCCGGCGGCCGTCCGGGAGGGCCTGCGCCTCGGACTGCTCCGGGAGCTCGTCCAGCCCGGCCGCGCCGGCCAGGATCGCGGTGAGCCGGGGCAGGTCGGCGATCGCCTGCCACGGGTGGGCGTAGCCACCGGTGGTCAGTGTCCGCGCGAAACGGGTCAGCGCGTCGGGACAGTCCGGCGCGTCCGGGTCGAGCAGGGCGAACCGGTCGCCGTCGACCAGCACGTTGCCGGCGTCGGCGGTGGGCAGCGCGACCATCCAGCCGGTGAGCAGCCGCCGCAGGGTCGGCAGTTCATGCCGCAGCGCCGCGGTGAGCAGCAGCTCCTCCAGCAACCGCCCGGCCGGAAGAGGCCGCTCTGCGGTAAGAGGCCGCTCGGCCGGAAGAGACCGCTCTGCGATATGAGGCCGCTCGGCGGTAAGAGGCCGCTCGGCCGGACGAGGCTGCGCGGTGGGAAGAGGCCGCTCCGACGGCAGCGGCCGGTCGCCGGGATGGCCGACGGTGCGCTGCGCCCAGCCGGCCTCCGGCGAGCCGGTCAGCTCGGTGATCGTTCCCGGTCCGGCGCGCAGCACCGGGGGCAGCGTCACGGCCGGGGCCGCGATCGGGGCGCGGTGGGCGACGGCCAGCCAGGCCGGTGCGAGTTCCGCGCCCAGACCGCGCCGGACCGCCGCGCCGGCCAGCCGGCGAGGATCACAGAGCACAGGACGATTCGCGTACGCCGTCCCGACCGCCGCCGTGACCAGCGCGGCGAGCGCGTGCACCGGCCCATGCCCCAGCGTCTCCGGCGTGACCAGCAACGTCGGGTGATGTGCCGCCGGCCAGGCGGCCGCCAGACCGGAGACGACCAGGCCCTCCGCGTCCAGTGCCGCCGCCACCCGGTCGGCCCGGCCCGGCGCGGTGCCGAACTCGCCGAGCGGCCGCCAGGCGTCTTCGGTCCGTGCCGCGGTCGCCGCGCCCGGGTCGACCAGCCGGTGCACACCCAGCTCGTTCTCCACGGTGAGCAGCAGCGCGCCGCCCGGGCGCAGCACCCGCTTGAGCGCGCGGACCGCGTCCAGCCAGTCGAGTTGCGGGCCCTCCGGGGAGCAGAGCCGGGCCACGCCGTCCAGCGCGAGCACCGCGTCGTACCGATCGGTCTCGGTCAGCTTGGGCAGGGTGCCGCAGAGGATCCGGACCCCGGGCACGTCCCGCGCATCCTGGGCGAGCGCGTCCGGGTGCGAGCGGACCAGGCAGGTCAGCTCACGGCCCGGGGCCAGCGCGGCGACCAGGCCGGGATCGTGCGGGCCGGCGAGCAGCACCCGGGCGCCGGTGGGAAGGTGTTCGACCAGGTGCCGCAGGAGCGGGCCGCCGGCCGGGGGGAGCTGTTCGGCGTAATCCGGCATCTCGCCGCCGATGAGCTGGATCACGCGGTCGCCTCCCGAGCCGCGGTGTGCTGCTCCGCGGCGCGGCCGCGGGGCGCGGTCCAGCCCAGGATCGCGCGCAGCTCGGCCGGGCCGGCCAGGTGGCCGTCGCCGAGCTCGGCGAGCGCGGTGACCCGCGCCGCGACCGGATCCGGCGCGACCCCGTGCAGCTCCGGCCACTCCCGGCGGATCCGGGTGGCGGTGGCGGTGTCCTCCGAGGCCAGCCGCATCGGGTCGCCGTAGACGGCGGGCTCGCAGCCGGCCACCGCCCCGTAGAGCACCGCGCTGCTCAGCCGGTTGGACGCCACCCGCCGGTGCCGGCGCAGCTCGGCGAGCTGGTGGTGCAGGAACCGGGTGTCCGTCCGCATCCGCATGTAGCCCCGGTAGCCGTGGCAGATCACCCGGCCCGCCTGCTCGTAGAACGCCCGCACCCGGTCGTCTCGGAACTCCTGCCAGTACAGGCAGAAGGTGATCGGGCCGGGCTCGGTGTCCACGATCTCGTCGATCAGTCGCCGGTGATCGCCGCTGACGTGCTGGCCCTCCCAGCCGTGGAACGGGTACCAGATGGTGCCGTCGCGCCGCGCCGGCTCGCCGGCGTCCGGTGTGGACCGCAGCAGGTAGAGGAAGGGTGCGCCGATCACCGTGGCCAGCGGGCGGCCCATCGACCACGCGCGCCGCCGGGTCCGCTCGGACCAGACGAAGATCGGCAGGCCGGGCGCGTACGGCGTGCCGGCCCCCAGCCCGTCGACCACGTTCCAGCCGTGTTGCAGGTAGCCGTCGATCCGGGGCGGGTCCGCCGGGTCGAGCCCGCAGTACTCGGCCAGAACGTGGGCGTGGCCGTAGAAATGGTTGCCGTGGTGCACGGCTCAACTCCCGAGAATGCCGCGCAGGGTGTCGATGACGCGATCCTGCTCGGCGTCGCTGAGGTCGACGAAGAGCGGAAGGGAGATCTCCTCGGCGTAGAAGGCCTCGGCGACCGGGCACATGCCCCGGCGGTACCCGAGATCCTCGAACGCCGGGTGCCAGTACACCGGGATGTAGTTGACCTGCACCCCGATCCCGGCCGCGTGCAGCCGGTCGAACACCTCGCGGCGGCGGCCGTCCAGCACGCGTACCGGATAGAGGTGCCGCATCGGGTCGACGTCGTCCGGGGTGACCGGCAGGCGCAGGCCCGGCACGCCGGCGAGCAGCTCGTCGTACCGGGCGGCGAGATACCGGCGGCGAGCCTTGAAGGCGTCCAGCCGGCGCAGCTGGGAGGTGCCCAGCGCGCAGAGCACGTCCGGCAGCCGGTAGTTCAGGCCGAACTCGTGCACCTCGTAGAACCAGCGGCCCTCGTCGGCGTGCCGCAGCTTCTCCGGCTGCTTCACCATGCCGACCGTGCGGAACGTGCGGACCCGTTCCACCAGGTCGGGGTGGATCGAGGCGACCGCGCCGCCCTCCCCGGTGGTCAGGTTCTTGGTCGGGAAGAACGAGAACGTGGTCAGGTCGGCGACCGAGCCGACCGGACGGCCGTGGTAGGTCGAGCCGATCGCGTGCGCCGCGTCCGCGATCAGCACCGCGCCGGCGCTGTCGCTGAGCTTGCGCAGCCGGTCGTAGTCGGCCGGGACGCCGGCGTAGTCGACCGCGGTGATCGCCCGGGTACGCGAGGTCACCGCGGCCTCGGCGGCGGCCGGGTCCAGGTTCGCGGTGTCCTCGTCGATGTCCGCGAAGACCACGGTCGCGCCGAGCATGGCCGCGCCGGAGGCGGTGGCCACGAACGTCATCGGCGTGGTGACCACCTCGTCGCCCCGGCCGATGCCGGCCGCGGCGTAGGCGGCGTGCAGCGCGGTGGTCCCGTTGGTGACCGTCACGCACGGCGCGCCGGCGACCCGCTCCAGGTCCGCCTCGAACTCGCGGACCCGGGGGCCGGTGGTCAGCCAGTCGCTGCCCAGCGCGGCGACCACCGCGTCCACGTCGGACGGCGCGATGGACTGGCGTCCGTACGGCAGCATCACTTCTCCGACAGCAGGTGGCGCATCTCGTCGACCGAGAGCCACAGGTCGTTGTTGTCGGAGCGGTAGTTGAAGCCGTCGGCGACCTGCTCGCCACCGTCCGGCGTCTGGTAACCCCAGCTCGCGGCGACCGGCTGGACCACGTAGCGGTCCTTGAAGCGCAGCGTGCGGCGGCTGTCGTCGGCCGCGATCATCTCCTCGTGCAGTTTCTCGCCCGGGCGCATGCCGATCTCGTGGATCGGCGAGCCCGGGGCCACCGCCTCGACCAGGTCGAGGATCCGCATGCTCGGGATCCGCGGCACGTAGAGCTCGCCGCCGCGCATCACGTCGAACGAGTTGACGACGAACTCGACCGCCTGGTCCAGGGTGATCCAGAACCGGGTCATCCGCTTGTCGGTGATCGGGAGGCTCTTGTTCTCGGCCGCCAGCTTGCGGAAGAACGGCACCACCGAGCCGCGGCTGCCCATCACGTTGCCGTAACGGACCACGGCCAGCCGGGTCGGGTGGGTGGCGGCGTAGTGGTTGCCGGCCACCACGATCTTGTCGGCGGCCAGTTTGGTCGCGCCGTACAGGTTGATCGGGCTGGACGCCTTGTCGGTGGAGAGCGCGACGACCTTCTTGACCTCGGCGTGGATGGCCGCGTCGATCACGTTCTGGGTGCCGTTGATGTTCGTCGCGACGAACTCCGACGGGTTGTACTCGGCGGTGTCGACCTGCTTCAGGGCGGCCGCGTGCACCACGTGGTCGATCCCGTGCATGGCCCGGTCCAAGCGCGCGCGGTCGCGGATGTCGCCCAGGAAGAACCGCAGCCGGGGGTCGTCGCCGAAGGTCTGCCGGACCTCGTACTGCTTCAGCTCGTCACGGGAGAACACCACGATGCGGTGCGGGTCGAGGTGCGTGAGCGCGTACTTCAGGAATGCCTTGCCGAACGAACCGGTGGCGCCGGTGACAAGGATCGAGGATCCGCTGATTTCAGACACGTGTTTTCTCCGGGGGACTGGGCAGCAAAGCGCTACGGGGCGGAAGCATAACCACCTGTCCCGGCAATTCCGCGGGTCGCGGAGAACAGCCAATGGCAATTCATTTTCAGTTCAACCGGCATTGGTCGCGACGACCGAGCGCCTGCGGGAAGGTGAAGTCCTCCATTCACCGCCCCTGGGAGTAACACCGTGACTGAGCTGGCCAGACTGCGCGACGCGTTCCGCACCGCACTGGATCTTCCGGCGGACGCGCCCGTGGACGACCTGCGCTACCAGGACAACGAGAAGTGGGACTCCCTGGCGCACATGTCGCTCGTCGCGACAATTGAAGATGAATTCTCGGTAATGATCGACACGGACGACGTCATCAATATGTCCAGCTTTGCCGAGGCCGTGCGAATCCTCGGTAAATACGGGGTGGACGTCAAGTGAGCGTCGCCCTGGTCACCGGGGCGTCGCGCGGCATCGGCCGGGCGGTCGCGCACCGTCTCGCCGAGCAGGGTTACGACCTGGTCCTGCACGGGCACGGCGCGGCCGGGGTGGCCGAGACGGCCGAGTCGGTGGCCGGCAAGTTCGGCGTGACCGTGCTGCACGGCGCCGGCGACATCGCCGACCCGCAGACCGGCAAGGCCCTGGCCCGGCTCGCCTTCGAGCACTTCAAGCGGCTGGACGCGCTGGTGGTCAACGCCGGCACGCACGCCGCCGGGATGCTCGGGATGACCGCCGACGACACCATCGAGCGGCTGTTCGCGGTGAACGCGGCGGGTGCGGCGTACACCCTGCAGAACGCCGTGCGCCTGCTGGCCCGCGGGGAGAACCCGGCCGTGGTGCTGACCGCCTCGATCACCGGCACGCACGGCGCGGCCGGCCAGGCCGTCTACGCCGCGTCCAAGGCCGCCGTGGTCGGCCTGACCAGATCGGCCGCCAAGGAGCTCGGCCCGCGCGGGATCCGGGTCAACGCGGTCGCGCCCGGCTTCATCGCCACCGACAT
Above is a genomic segment from Actinoplanes ianthinogenes containing:
- a CDS encoding response regulator transcription factor; translated protein: MFTVLIADDEADHRDLLTLALRRIGYEVVTAADAPTALTALAGGGIDAALIDVRMPGLSGIELCARIRSDPALEALPIMVVSADVHRSQVTAALHAGADDYLAKPFSRDELVTRLGDLLRRPGCGAVRSAAAARAALAAARHAVPTPMPATRHAEIPVRHIA
- a CDS encoding GNAT family N-acetyltransferase codes for the protein MIRVARETDVPEMQRIEVEAGRLFLELHMDRVAGDDPFSDAELRGYLSDDRAWVAVDETDRAIGYALALWVDGLAHLEQVSVHPVAAGRRLGAALIERVAAWGREHGSTALTLTTFADVPWNAPYYERLGFHRLPDAELTPGLRAIRAEEAAHGLDEWPRLAMRRAL
- a CDS encoding NADPH:quinone reductase: MRAAVFAEPGPASAVLEIAERGLPLAAAGEVRVRIVLSAVNPTDTGTRAGRGVPDGVAPPRVPNQDGAGVVDALGEGVGDLEPGDRVWVWDAGYGRANGTAQEYVVLPRHQVVRMNDDVAFEVGAALGIPALTAHRCLTVAADGPARLAPGALAGRTVLVAGGAGAVGNAAIQLAKWAGATVLTTVSSKEKAVLATAAGADAVIDYREEDVAARIRELSTTGPHLIVEVNTENLDLDLDVIAPSGNIAIYVGGKITVPSFKAMLKNASLDFVLTYTTRPEEKAHAVAAVAEAVNAGAFRVGEEYGLPIIRFPLDRVAEAHEAVENHVVGKVVIDVTAPY
- a CDS encoding PseG/SpsG family protein; protein product: MIVIGIRCDAGPKIGVGHLVRCVALAEELTARGVDVHFLADLGGVAWAGAQLDQRGLPWHPAPYDEVGLVAAARRLGLDGLVVDSYTLPPRHSAAVRAAGIPVLAIVDGDTRGQSADIYVDQNLDTALKADGEMLIGLDYALLRSAVRELRPIAAPVHGAVRTPKVVAFFGGTDAYRAAPQVARLLADTGVPFEATVVAADDGLRADLLAVPPGPGQRFEIIAPTDHLPKLLAGADLVVSASGTSTWELLCLGRAAALVWVVDNQILGYDKTIARGYAAGLGRLGAFDVTAVDVLRTLLTDPAARTALAAAGWAAVDGDGVRRVADALLSTARSRR
- a CDS encoding cytidylyltransferase domain-containing protein, with the translated sequence MGSTRLPGKVLRPLGGRTVLHRVVRAARAGGVLDDLVVATTTEAADDAVEAECARIGVACHRGPVDDVLTRFLGVLDGRDGVDTVLRFTADCPLLDPSLVRRAFSVFEASGVDYLTTSITRTLPRGLDVEVVKAGVLREIDDRATAHHRTHVTSYIYSHPDEFDVIGLTVLPDRSHLRLTLDTEDDWKLIEAIVDRFGDQPVGLGTVADWLAERPELVELNAHVHQKELAQA
- a CDS encoding DegT/DnrJ/EryC1/StrS family aminotransferase — encoded protein: MLPYGRQSIAPSDVDAVVAALGSDWLTTGPRVREFEADLERVAGAPCVTVTNGTTALHAAYAAAGIGRGDEVVTTPMTFVATASGAAMLGATVVFADIDEDTANLDPAAAEAAVTSRTRAITAVDYAGVPADYDRLRKLSDSAGAVLIADAAHAIGSTYHGRPVGSVADLTTFSFFPTKNLTTGEGGAVASIHPDLVERVRTFRTVGMVKQPEKLRHADEGRWFYEVHEFGLNYRLPDVLCALGTSQLRRLDAFKARRRYLAARYDELLAGVPGLRLPVTPDDVDPMRHLYPVRVLDGRRREVFDRLHAAGIGVQVNYIPVYWHPAFEDLGYRRGMCPVAEAFYAEEISLPLFVDLSDAEQDRVIDTLRGILGS
- the pseB gene encoding UDP-N-acetylglucosamine 4,6-dehydratase (inverting), with the translated sequence MSEISGSSILVTGATGSFGKAFLKYALTHLDPHRIVVFSRDELKQYEVRQTFGDDPRLRFFLGDIRDRARLDRAMHGIDHVVHAAALKQVDTAEYNPSEFVATNINGTQNVIDAAIHAEVKKVVALSTDKASSPINLYGATKLAADKIVVAGNHYAATHPTRLAVVRYGNVMGSRGSVVPFFRKLAAENKSLPITDKRMTRFWITLDQAVEFVVNSFDVMRGGELYVPRIPSMRILDLVEAVAPGSPIHEIGMRPGEKLHEEMIAADDSRRTLRFKDRYVVQPVAASWGYQTPDGGEQVADGFNYRSDNNDLWLSVDEMRHLLSEK
- a CDS encoding acyl carrier protein, producing the protein MTELARLRDAFRTALDLPADAPVDDLRYQDNEKWDSLAHMSLVATIEDEFSVMIDTDDVINMSSFAEAVRILGKYGVDVK
- a CDS encoding SDR family NAD(P)-dependent oxidoreductase, encoding MSVALVTGASRGIGRAVAHRLAEQGYDLVLHGHGAAGVAETAESVAGKFGVTVLHGAGDIADPQTGKALARLAFEHFKRLDALVVNAGTHAAGMLGMTADDTIERLFAVNAAGAAYTLQNAVRLLARGENPAVVLTASITGTHGAAGQAVYAASKAAVVGLTRSAAKELGPRGIRVNAVAPGFIATDMLDTLDEAGRAERIADTALGRLGTAEEVADVIAFLLSTQARFVTGQIVGVDGGLTL